One Tolypothrix bouteillei VB521301 DNA window includes the following coding sequences:
- a CDS encoding sulfate ABC transporter substrate-binding protein, with protein MSKWQQTKKLRTEWIGQFQRYVVKALQAIGQWSRKAGRGWLNRHSLGAFLSLVLVGTTLSVVVAASTASIGNSSGEIHSGNSNNLIAQQKNIKLNLVSFSVTQAAHDKIIPRFVEKWKKERNQNITFQQSYGASSAQALATIEGGLEADVVHLSLAPDIQKIERAGLIQPGWEKEFPNGGIVSKSVVAIVTRQGNPKGIKTWTDLANKGISVITPNPITSGSARWNFLALWNAAIKAGKDESKTLDFVSNVYKNAPNLPESARNATDAFFKGGEGDALITYENEVILKALKGEKPSYFIPDVNFSIDNPVAIVDKNVDKHGTREVAEAFIKYLYTAEAQKVFTQTGYRSIESNAAQKKEVVNQYPRLKSLATTNDYGGWAAIQKKFFDDNGIFAKVISKINTSATKTWR; from the coding sequence ATGAGCAAGTGGCAACAGACAAAAAAACTAAGGACTGAATGGATAGGGCAATTTCAGAGGTATGTTGTTAAAGCTTTACAAGCTATCGGACAATGGAGCCGTAAAGCAGGAAGAGGTTGGTTAAACAGACATTCTCTTGGAGCCTTTTTGAGTCTTGTTTTAGTAGGAACTACCTTGAGCGTAGTAGTTGCTGCTTCCACTGCAAGTATTGGCAATTCTTCAGGAGAGATTCATTCTGGAAACAGTAACAATCTTATTGCTCAACAGAAGAATATTAAACTTAACCTTGTTTCCTTCTCTGTTACCCAAGCCGCACATGATAAGATTATTCCCCGATTTGTTGAAAAGTGGAAAAAAGAGCGGAATCAAAATATTACCTTTCAGCAGAGTTATGGTGCTTCTAGTGCTCAAGCTCTTGCAACGATTGAGGGAGGATTGGAAGCTGATGTGGTTCATCTATCACTTGCTCCCGATATTCAGAAGATTGAACGAGCAGGATTAATCCAACCAGGTTGGGAAAAAGAGTTTCCGAACGGCGGTATTGTTAGCAAGTCGGTTGTCGCAATTGTCACTCGTCAGGGTAATCCGAAAGGCATCAAAACATGGACAGACTTAGCAAACAAGGGAATTAGTGTGATAACACCCAATCCCATAACATCGGGTAGCGCACGTTGGAACTTTTTAGCACTTTGGAATGCAGCGATTAAAGCCGGAAAAGATGAGTCTAAGACATTAGACTTTGTTAGCAATGTTTATAAAAATGCTCCAAATTTGCCAGAAAGCGCTCGTAATGCAACGGACGCCTTTTTCAAGGGAGGTGAAGGGGATGCTCTAATTACTTATGAAAATGAAGTAATTTTGAAAGCTCTTAAAGGTGAGAAACCTTCGTACTTTATTCCTGATGTCAATTTCTCAATTGATAACCCAGTTGCTATTGTTGATAAAAATGTAGACAAGCACGGTACTCGTGAAGTAGCAGAAGCATTCATCAAGTATTTGTATACTGCGGAAGCTCAGAAGGTATTTACCCAAACTGGTTATCGCTCGATAGAGTCGAACGCAGCACAAAAAAAAGAGGTTGTTAATCAATACCCTCGGCTAAAAAGTTTGGCAACAACTAATGACTATGGCGGTTGGGCTGCAATTCAGAAAAAGTTTTTTGATGATAACGGCATTTTTGCTAAAGTGATAAGTAAAATTAATACAAGCGCCACCAAAACGTGGCGTTAA
- a CDS encoding mechanosensitive ion channel family protein, which yields MNFQEAVSAGWTKVQDMMSSAIIMLPNIVLALIVFLVFWFVARGVRFSVRRITRRYRNARNLGLVLGRLSQGTILLVGLFVALSIVIPTFQAGDLVQLLGISGVAIGFAFRDILQNFLAGILILLTEPFQIDDQIVFKDFEGTVENIQTRATTIRTYDGRRIVIPNAELFTNSITVNTAFDNRRLEYDVGIGYGDNIERAKELMLEAMYSVDAVLKNPSPDVLVMELDESTVNIRVRWWISPPRRADSLDSRDKVLTAIKNKLTANGIDLPFPTTQILFHDQTEETDGDRTRQREGWPAGKGQVPKPRRISDALKLLAQMQLQNDGTQADGNGGAGKFDKLH from the coding sequence ATGAATTTTCAAGAAGCTGTATCGGCAGGATGGACAAAGGTACAAGACATGATGAGTAGTGCCATCATCATGCTGCCTAATATTGTATTAGCCTTAATTGTCTTTCTTGTATTTTGGTTTGTAGCTAGGGGGGTTCGGTTTTCAGTCAGACGCATTACCCGAAGATACCGCAATGCAAGGAATCTAGGGCTTGTTCTCGGACGTTTGTCCCAGGGAACTATTCTCTTAGTGGGTCTCTTCGTAGCCTTATCAATTGTCATTCCAACATTTCAAGCAGGCGATTTAGTTCAACTTTTAGGCATTAGTGGAGTAGCAATTGGTTTTGCTTTCCGCGATATCTTACAAAACTTTTTGGCTGGTATCTTAATACTTTTAACAGAACCATTTCAAATTGATGACCAAATTGTTTTCAAAGACTTTGAGGGAACAGTCGAAAATATTCAGACACGCGCCACAACTATCCGCACTTACGATGGTCGCCGTATAGTTATTCCCAATGCGGAACTGTTCACAAATTCCATCACTGTCAATACCGCCTTTGATAACCGTCGCTTGGAGTATGATGTTGGCATTGGTTACGGTGACAACATCGAACGGGCAAAGGAATTGATGCTCGAAGCAATGTACAGTGTGGATGCAGTCTTGAAAAATCCATCTCCTGACGTACTGGTTATGGAACTTGATGAAAGTACGGTTAATATTCGTGTTCGGTGGTGGATTTCTCCACCCCGTCGGGCAGATAGTCTTGATTCACGGGATAAAGTTCTGACTGCTATCAAAAATAAGCTCACAGCCAATGGAATAGACTTACCCTTCCCCACCACACAAATACTATTCCACGACCAAACAGAGGAAACAGATGGCGATCGCACTCGTCAACGTGAAGGATGGCCTGCAGGAAAGGGTCAAGTGCCAAAACCGCGCAGAATTAGCGATGCTTTAAAACTGCTAGCTCAAATGCAATTGCAAAATGATGGCACTCAAGCAGATGGCAATGGTGGTGCGGGAAAATTTGATAAGCTACATTAA
- a CDS encoding hemolysin family protein, whose amino-acid sequence MLLLILVVIFVISGSALCSSVETALFSVSTLRVRQLAQSNKPALVALLAIRENMNRPIATIVILNNTFNIVGSILTANIAAKVLGDIWLGVFSGVLTFLIIIFGEIIPKTLGERYAEQLAILAALPVTGLSIVFTPLVWILQTVTAPFIKGKKRPTTNEAEIKLLASIGQQEGMIERDEAEMIQRVFRLNDLTASDIMTPRVIVTHIRGDMTLAEAKADIIFSQHTRIIVIDDSIDEVIGFALKQTLLTAMVEGKNHQTIAQLSRKARFVPETIKADKLLKIFIEAREHLAVVVDEYGNVAGVVTLEDVLEVITGEIVDETDKTVDMREIARKKRERMLESMGIK is encoded by the coding sequence ATGCTGCTGCTGATTTTGGTTGTCATTTTTGTAATTAGTGGTTCGGCGCTTTGTTCTAGCGTAGAGACTGCGCTTTTTTCTGTATCTACATTAAGAGTACGCCAATTAGCTCAATCAAACAAACCTGCTTTAGTAGCACTTTTGGCGATTCGTGAAAACATGAACCGACCGATCGCCACGATCGTCATCCTGAATAATACTTTTAATATCGTTGGTAGTATTCTGACAGCTAATATTGCTGCTAAAGTTTTAGGAGATATATGGCTGGGTGTATTTTCAGGGGTATTGACCTTCTTAATTATCATCTTTGGTGAAATCATTCCAAAAACACTTGGAGAACGCTATGCAGAACAATTAGCTATACTTGCTGCTTTACCTGTTACCGGGCTCTCCATTGTCTTCACACCCTTAGTTTGGATTCTGCAAACCGTTACTGCACCCTTTATCAAGGGTAAGAAACGACCGACAACGAATGAGGCGGAAATCAAGTTATTGGCGAGTATCGGTCAACAAGAGGGGATGATAGAAAGGGATGAAGCAGAAATGATCCAACGGGTGTTTCGATTAAACGATTTAACAGCGTCTGATATAATGACACCCCGAGTCATAGTGACACATATACGTGGCGATATGACTCTTGCTGAAGCAAAAGCAGACATCATTTTTTCACAACATACCCGAATTATTGTGATTGATGACTCTATCGATGAAGTTATTGGATTTGCTCTAAAGCAGACTTTACTTACAGCAATGGTAGAAGGTAAGAATCATCAAACAATTGCTCAACTGTCTCGCAAAGCTCGCTTTGTACCTGAAACCATTAAAGCAGACAAACTCCTGAAAATCTTTATAGAGGCTCGCGAACATTTAGCAGTGGTAGTAGATGAATACGGAAACGTAGCTGGTGTCGTTACCTTAGAAGATGTGTTAGAGGTAATCACTGGTGAAATCGTAGACGAGACTGATAAAACTGTGGATATGCGGGAGATTGCACGGAAGAAGCGAGAAAGAATGTTGGAATCTATGGGCATCAAATAA
- a CDS encoding potassium channel family protein, whose product MTWCLSKIGISRMKLLVQLVGAGLIVLSLLDIYLTVLFPRLGSSVLSLHLGKVMWRLFRFVARIMPFKDEKVLSHSGPVLMIATVVVWLSLLLYGFALIVWTELGWSIQASDGQTETNFISALYYSGFSLTTLGTGDLTPKTDFQRLLTILEASLGFSVFTLTITYLLSVYSAITRRHTFALSLHHRSAGTADAAEMIARLGASGELNGVQQDVSNMATDVIDLLESQHSYPALLYFRFRQCYYALPRVILLAMDTATLIKSALNTKKYHSITHSTAVEELWGGGLQLLVELSSLFLPKSRSKNNDSVEQTWRKRYYHAVEKMKAEGIETADDLEAGVSLYISLRRQWNPYVVALARYMAYDWNEIAPYES is encoded by the coding sequence ATGACATGGTGTTTATCGAAAATTGGTATTTCACGAATGAAATTGTTAGTGCAATTAGTAGGTGCAGGACTGATAGTTTTATCACTTTTGGATATTTACCTAACTGTCCTGTTCCCTCGCCTTGGTAGTAGCGTACTGAGTTTGCATCTTGGAAAAGTGATGTGGCGGCTCTTCCGGTTCGTTGCACGTATAATGCCCTTTAAAGACGAAAAAGTACTTTCTCATAGCGGTCCTGTATTGATGATTGCAACTGTTGTAGTCTGGCTGAGTTTGCTGCTTTATGGGTTCGCCCTAATTGTTTGGACTGAGTTGGGTTGGTCTATACAAGCAAGTGATGGGCAGACAGAAACTAATTTTATATCAGCGCTTTACTACAGTGGTTTTTCACTAACAACACTGGGAACAGGGGACTTGACTCCAAAAACAGATTTTCAACGCCTGTTAACGATCTTAGAAGCATCTCTTGGCTTTTCTGTTTTTACTTTAACGATTACTTACTTACTCTCAGTGTACAGTGCAATTACAAGACGCCACACTTTTGCTTTGAGCTTACACCACCGAAGTGCTGGTACGGCAGACGCAGCAGAAATGATAGCGAGACTGGGTGCTAGTGGTGAACTGAATGGCGTACAACAAGATGTTTCTAACATGGCAACGGACGTAATAGACTTGCTAGAATCGCAGCACTCTTACCCAGCGTTGCTCTATTTCCGATTTCGCCAATGCTATTATGCCTTACCACGCGTGATACTTTTGGCAATGGATACAGCCACGTTAATCAAAAGTGCGTTGAATACCAAAAAGTATCATTCAATTACGCATTCTACAGCTGTAGAAGAATTGTGGGGTGGCGGTCTACAATTGCTCGTTGAGTTATCTAGCTTATTTTTGCCAAAAAGTCGTTCAAAAAATAATGACTCAGTTGAGCAGACATGGCGCAAGCGCTACTATCACGCAGTGGAAAAAATGAAAGCCGAAGGAATAGAGACAGCAGATGATTTAGAGGCTGGTGTCTCTCTGTACATTTCTCTGCGCCGCCAATGGAACCCTTACGTGGTAGCCCTAGCTCGTTACATGGCATATGATTGGAATGAAATAGCTCCTTATGAGAGTTGA
- a CDS encoding CIA30 family protein, whose protein sequence is MADNNRSQWDLGRFLETLTYFEVIPFLNWLQDLFQGRPHNKDRLDGAKQVGVILVAGATGGLGKRVVGQLLQRGYKVRSLVRDIDKARSLLGNDTELVVADITNPETLTPLIAANIQAVVCCTAVRVQPVEGDSPDRAKYYQGVKFYQPEIVGDTPENVEYQGVKNLVEAVAKYLPKAGERVLFDFTNPSTELKETWGAVDDVVMGGVSQSNIQLVEGTALFSGCVSTANSGGFASVRTKNFSPGFNLSGSEGIELRLRGDGKRYKFLLRTETQWDGVAYSYSFDTEPNTWMNVRIPFADTIAVFRAKTLKDSQPIDTSKICSFQLMLSKFEYDGGLNPKFTPGGFSLQVESIKAYGKQVLPQFVLVSSAGVTRPGRPGINLEEEPPAVRLNDQLGGILTWKLKGEESLRQSGIPYTIVRPCALTEELGGKELIVAQGDNIKGKISREDVAKLCVEALQQSQARNVTFEVKEGEKIVSSIDWQSLFSQLKPE, encoded by the coding sequence ATGGCTGATAACAATCGCTCGCAGTGGGACTTAGGCAGATTTCTTGAAACTTTGACCTACTTTGAAGTTATTCCTTTCCTTAACTGGCTACAAGATTTATTCCAAGGTCGCCCTCATAATAAAGACAGACTTGATGGAGCAAAACAAGTGGGCGTTATACTGGTAGCTGGTGCAACGGGTGGTTTGGGAAAACGTGTGGTGGGACAACTCCTCCAAAGGGGTTATAAAGTGCGATCGCTAGTCCGAGACATAGACAAAGCGCGATCGCTTCTTGGCAATGACACGGAATTAGTGGTTGCTGATATTACAAACCCAGAAACTCTCACCCCTCTGATTGCAGCTAACATCCAGGCTGTAGTTTGCTGTACTGCTGTGCGCGTTCAGCCTGTAGAAGGAGACAGCCCAGATCGTGCTAAATACTACCAAGGGGTTAAGTTTTACCAACCTGAAATTGTTGGCGATACACCAGAAAACGTTGAATACCAAGGTGTGAAAAACTTGGTAGAAGCTGTAGCAAAATATCTGCCAAAAGCAGGCGAACGAGTGTTATTTGATTTTACAAATCCATCCACAGAACTTAAAGAGACTTGGGGCGCGGTGGATGATGTCGTAATGGGTGGAGTCAGTCAAAGCAATATTCAACTGGTGGAAGGTACAGCCCTGTTTTCTGGCTGCGTTTCTACCGCCAACTCAGGAGGATTTGCTTCGGTCAGAACTAAAAATTTTTCTCCCGGTTTTAACTTATCTGGCTCTGAGGGCATAGAGTTGCGCCTTAGAGGTGACGGAAAACGCTATAAATTCCTCCTGCGTACCGAGACACAATGGGATGGTGTCGCTTACAGCTATTCTTTTGACACCGAACCCAACACCTGGATGAATGTTCGCATTCCTTTTGCAGATACAATTGCAGTTTTTCGAGCCAAAACACTCAAAGATTCTCAACCCATTGATACCAGTAAAATTTGCTCGTTCCAACTAATGTTGAGCAAGTTTGAATACGATGGGGGATTAAATCCAAAATTTACACCAGGTGGTTTTTCTCTACAAGTAGAATCGATCAAAGCTTATGGTAAACAAGTTTTACCCCAGTTTGTCCTTGTGAGTTCAGCAGGCGTGACTCGTCCCGGAAGACCGGGAATTAATTTAGAAGAGGAACCACCCGCTGTTAGATTAAATGACCAACTCGGAGGAATTTTAACTTGGAAATTAAAAGGAGAAGAGAGTTTAAGACAAAGTGGAATTCCTTACACAATTGTTAGACCCTGCGCCTTAACAGAGGAACTAGGTGGCAAAGAATTGATTGTCGCCCAAGGCGATAATATCAAAGGAAAAATCAGCCGTGAGGATGTTGCTAAGCTTTGTGTAGAAGCACTACAACAAAGTCAAGCACGTAATGTTACATTTGAGGTAAAAGAGGGAGAAAAGATTGTTAGTTCTATTGACTGGCAAAGTCTATTTTCTCAACTGAAACCTGAGTGA
- a CDS encoding LLM class flavin-dependent oxidoreductase, translating to MSEPRYGIWIPVYGNCGAMKHPQEPRDASYKRAKELIQLAEECGFTTTLIAEHLINPRNQELDQLETWTAAAALAEATDSIEIIAAVKPLLFHPVVLAKMALGIDAISGGRFAINLVSAWFKPEMEKSGITFLSHSDRYRYSQEWIEVVKALWSGEQVNYSGKFFQIDELSLHPRPLAHPYPQVYLGGESDSAKDLAMREADVFFLNGRPLEVIQETITDVKKRVRLQLKPLRFAMSAFVIARPTDVEAQEEYQWLFELTKQDDRSELLKGVDSEVVMFKNMAKYPGVGSNGGTAAGLVGSYDTVAARIADFANIGIDTFMLQFQPFTTEMRRFSQEIMPRVRHHLSSDRLSATAL from the coding sequence ATGTCTGAACCCCGCTATGGCATTTGGATTCCCGTATACGGTAACTGTGGTGCAATGAAGCATCCACAAGAACCTCGTGATGCTAGCTATAAAAGAGCAAAAGAACTGATTCAGCTAGCAGAGGAATGCGGCTTTACAACCACTCTCATCGCCGAACACCTAATCAATCCCAGAAATCAAGAATTGGACCAGTTGGAAACTTGGACAGCTGCTGCTGCACTTGCTGAGGCGACTGACTCTATTGAAATCATTGCAGCTGTAAAACCTTTACTTTTCCATCCCGTTGTGTTGGCAAAGATGGCGCTGGGTATAGATGCTATAAGTGGCGGGCGTTTTGCGATTAACTTAGTCAGTGCGTGGTTTAAGCCAGAAATGGAAAAATCTGGAATTACCTTTTTATCCCACAGCGATCGCTACCGCTATTCTCAAGAGTGGATTGAAGTGGTAAAAGCACTTTGGAGTGGGGAACAGGTTAATTATTCAGGAAAATTCTTTCAAATTGATGAGTTGTCTTTGCATCCACGCCCGTTAGCGCACCCCTATCCCCAAGTTTATTTAGGAGGTGAGTCAGATAGCGCTAAAGACTTGGCAATGAGAGAAGCTGATGTCTTTTTTCTTAACGGTCGTCCCCTTGAAGTGATACAAGAAACTATTACTGATGTGAAAAAGCGCGTGCGTTTGCAGTTAAAACCATTACGCTTTGCCATGTCGGCTTTCGTCATTGCTCGACCGACAGATGTCGAAGCACAAGAAGAATATCAATGGTTGTTTGAACTCACAAAACAAGACGACAGATCCGAGCTTTTAAAAGGAGTCGATTCCGAAGTTGTCATGTTTAAAAATATGGCGAAGTACCCAGGAGTAGGAAGCAACGGTGGAACAGCAGCTGGCTTAGTTGGCAGTTACGATACGGTTGCGGCTCGAATAGCTGATTTTGCCAATATAGGTATCGACACATTTATGCTGCAATTTCAACCTTTTACAACAGAGATGAGACGCTTTTCTCAAGAAATTATGCCCAGAGTTCGCCATCATTTATCTAGCGATCGCTTATCAGCCACTGCTTTGTAA
- a CDS encoding aliphatic sulfonate ABC transporter substrate-binding protein — MFTRILNQGISWIKQKSFFEFFKQSSVRTFTLLFVLGITLSITIASCSQTNSTNSANALKQNPENTHLKVLKMGHQKGMALLNILKAQRNLEKRLQPLGVSVQWSEFSSTAPLLEAMSVGSIVFGGGGGTGSVFAQASDKPFVRVAANTSSTRSSAILVLENSSIKSLGDLKGKKVAFAKGSSSQYMIVRALEKAGLKYSDIQPLYLSPAEALPAFERGKLDAWVIWDPYTADAERKLPTRLLADNSTVFGDRAIVESPGFYYASPDFVRDHPEILKIILQELEKAGNWSKKNYKNSAKLLSALYKVDLATMEIVEKRGGERKVLPITDEVLTGLQHMADTFYELKVIPQKIDVKDKNYNWLPAQKW, encoded by the coding sequence ATGTTTACTCGAATCTTGAATCAAGGTATAAGCTGGATTAAACAAAAAAGCTTTTTTGAGTTTTTTAAACAGTCCAGCGTTCGGACTTTCACCTTATTATTTGTACTGGGTATAACCTTAAGTATCACAATTGCATCTTGTTCTCAAACTAACTCAACCAATTCTGCAAACGCACTCAAGCAAAACCCAGAAAATACGCATTTAAAAGTCCTAAAAATGGGTCATCAAAAAGGGATGGCACTGCTGAATATACTCAAAGCACAAAGAAACCTAGAAAAGCGCTTGCAACCGCTTGGTGTTTCCGTACAGTGGAGCGAATTTTCCTCTACCGCCCCTTTACTTGAGGCAATGAGTGTAGGTAGTATCGTCTTTGGCGGTGGCGGTGGTACCGGGAGTGTCTTTGCTCAAGCTAGCGATAAACCCTTTGTTCGGGTAGCAGCAAATACAAGTAGTACAAGAAGTTCCGCTATTTTGGTGTTAGAAAATTCATCTATCAAAAGCCTTGGAGACCTCAAAGGCAAAAAAGTCGCTTTTGCTAAAGGCTCGAGTTCGCAGTACATGATAGTGCGTGCATTAGAAAAGGCAGGGTTAAAATACAGTGATATTCAACCCCTGTATCTTTCTCCTGCAGAAGCTTTGCCTGCTTTTGAACGGGGTAAGCTGGATGCGTGGGTCATATGGGACCCCTATACTGCTGATGCTGAACGGAAGCTTCCCACTCGCTTGCTAGCAGATAACAGTACGGTATTTGGCGATCGCGCTATTGTAGAAAGTCCTGGCTTCTATTATGCATCTCCAGATTTTGTCAGAGACCATCCAGAAATTCTCAAAATCATTTTGCAAGAACTAGAAAAAGCAGGTAATTGGTCTAAAAAGAACTATAAAAATTCAGCAAAACTGCTTTCAGCACTTTATAAAGTTGATTTAGCAACAATGGAAATTGTTGAAAAGCGCGGTGGAGAGAGAAAGGTATTACCTATAACTGATGAAGTGCTTACGGGGTTGCAACATATGGCAGATACATTTTATGAGTTAAAAGTTATTCCTCAGAAAATTGATGTTAAAGATAAAAATTACAATTGGCTTCCCGCTCAGAAGTGGTAG
- a CDS encoding methionine ABC transporter ATP-binding protein, producing MIEFVDVRKIYKQGDQTTVALDGVTLQVKPGKIFGVLGPSGAGKSTLIRCVNQLEKPTSGSVWVNAQEITALSGAALRQARQHIGMIFQHFNLLSSRTVAENIAFPLEVIGYSKLKRKAKVEELLALVGLESKANAYPAQLSGGQKQRVGIARALAGEPKVLLSDEATSALDPQTTRSILELLRDLNKRMGLTILLITHEMSVVKHICDSVAVLRAGKIVEQGQVSYLASQPDTLLAQEFFPRCNGYTHHSDGILATLAFAGETATQPIFATLARRFDIDIHLLNGSVETVGNQRVGQFQVELKGANLTQALEYLHKSKVEVEVHSCKGGN from the coding sequence ATGATTGAATTTGTTGATGTACGAAAAATCTACAAACAAGGCGACCAAACAACAGTCGCCCTAGACGGTGTTACCCTTCAAGTCAAGCCAGGGAAAATATTCGGAGTCCTCGGACCGAGTGGCGCGGGAAAAAGTACTCTCATTCGCTGCGTCAACCAACTAGAAAAACCCACATCGGGTTCCGTTTGGGTTAACGCTCAAGAAATAACAGCCCTCTCCGGTGCAGCATTACGCCAAGCACGCCAACACATCGGCATGATTTTTCAGCACTTTAATCTCTTGAGTAGCAGAACCGTTGCAGAAAACATTGCCTTCCCTCTAGAAGTCATTGGTTACAGCAAACTTAAACGAAAAGCGAAAGTCGAAGAATTACTAGCACTCGTTGGTTTGGAAAGTAAAGCCAATGCTTATCCAGCCCAACTATCAGGCGGACAAAAGCAGAGAGTTGGTATTGCACGGGCTCTAGCCGGAGAACCAAAAGTACTGCTATCAGATGAAGCAACCTCCGCCCTCGATCCCCAAACAACCCGTTCAATATTAGAATTGCTTCGCGACCTCAACAAACGAATGGGGCTGACAATTTTGCTTATTACTCATGAAATGAGTGTAGTCAAACACATATGTGATAGTGTAGCAGTACTGAGAGCCGGAAAAATTGTCGAGCAGGGGCAAGTCAGTTACCTGGCATCTCAACCAGATACTTTACTGGCACAAGAATTTTTTCCCCGTTGCAATGGATACACTCACCATTCTGATGGAATTTTGGCAACACTAGCATTTGCTGGAGAAACTGCTACCCAACCCATATTTGCCACTTTAGCTCGTCGTTTTGATATTGATATTCATCTTCTTAACGGGAGTGTTGAAACAGTAGGAAACCAACGCGTAGGTCAGTTTCAAGTCGAACTTAAAGGAGCCAATTTAACCCAGGCTCTTGAGTACTTACATAAATCAAAGGTTGAAGTCGAGGTACATTCATGCAAGGGTGGGAATTAG
- a CDS encoding methionine ABC transporter permease translates to MQGWELVQSLWLASLETFYMVGLSAIVAILLGLPLGLLLVMTGPGNVLDSPQVNKALSAVVNTGRSFPFIILLVVLTPLTRLVVGTSIGSTAALVPLTIAAIPFFARIAETSILEVDKGLIEAAEAMGCNYWQIVFKVLIPEALPSIILGITILIVSLLNSSAMAGAVGGGGLGNLAIQYGYQRFDVGVMFSTILVLIVLVQLIQFLGDLLARQLRKK, encoded by the coding sequence ATGCAAGGGTGGGAATTAGTTCAAAGTTTGTGGCTAGCATCGCTTGAAACCTTTTACATGGTGGGATTATCAGCTATAGTTGCTATATTGTTAGGTTTACCTTTGGGCTTGTTGCTGGTGATGACCGGTCCCGGTAACGTTTTAGACTCCCCACAAGTGAATAAAGCCCTAAGTGCAGTTGTCAATACCGGGCGTTCCTTTCCCTTTATCATTCTACTGGTTGTGTTAACTCCCCTTACAAGACTGGTTGTTGGCACTTCCATTGGCAGTACAGCAGCTCTTGTTCCCCTAACCATTGCTGCTATTCCATTCTTTGCACGAATTGCGGAAACTAGCATTCTTGAAGTCGATAAGGGTTTGATAGAAGCAGCAGAAGCAATGGGCTGTAACTATTGGCAAATTGTTTTCAAAGTGCTCATCCCCGAAGCCCTACCATCAATCATTTTAGGGATTACAATTCTCATCGTTAGCTTGTTAAATTCTTCAGCAATGGCTGGAGCAGTTGGTGGTGGAGGTTTGGGTAATTTAGCAATTCAATATGGGTATCAAAGATTCGATGTAGGAGTCATGTTCTCCACAATTCTAGTTCTGATTGTTCTGGTACAACTCATACAATTTTTAGGAGATCTTCTAGCCCGACAACTAAGAAAAAAATAA
- a CDS encoding MetQ/NlpA family ABC transporter substrate-binding protein, with product MNRRYFLIGVSSFTISLLFSACNQNSSDISANLTANPTASPVQVTQEKEVIKVGVWSVISDDILKFIQTNLAASEGLDIQIVNFNDWTQPNTALKDGQIDANFFQHTPFMQNAAKELNLNLIMLKTGFLTPIGIYSKRYKSIAEVPQKATIAIYNDKSNGDRSLRLLASQGFIKFKDSVGEFAGVKDIKDNPKNLQLKELEGPAIVRSLDDVDIAVLSASLRLQAGLQLKPLVQESASEQRYAVGLVTLQEKANEPKIQKLGSLINAPQVKDFINQKYQGAVLPVF from the coding sequence ATGAATCGTAGATATTTCCTCATCGGTGTCAGTTCCTTTACGATCTCTCTACTTTTTTCGGCTTGCAATCAAAACTCTAGTGATATATCTGCAAATTTAACTGCAAATCCTACAGCATCTCCCGTTCAGGTGACTCAAGAAAAAGAAGTTATCAAAGTGGGTGTCTGGTCTGTGATTTCTGATGATATTTTAAAGTTTATTCAAACCAATCTAGCTGCTAGTGAAGGATTGGATATTCAAATAGTTAACTTTAATGATTGGACACAACCTAACACGGCGCTAAAAGATGGACAAATTGATGCCAATTTTTTTCAGCACACTCCTTTTATGCAAAATGCTGCAAAAGAACTGAATCTCAATTTAATTATGCTTAAAACAGGATTTTTAACTCCAATAGGTATCTATTCCAAACGATATAAATCTATTGCTGAAGTACCACAAAAAGCAACTATCGCTATTTATAATGACAAAAGTAATGGCGATCGCAGTTTAAGGCTACTGGCTTCTCAAGGCTTCATTAAGTTTAAAGACAGTGTAGGAGAGTTTGCAGGCGTCAAAGATATTAAAGATAACCCCAAAAACCTTCAACTGAAAGAACTAGAAGGACCAGCGATCGTGCGTTCCTTAGATGATGTAGACATAGCCGTGCTTTCCGCTTCTCTACGTTTACAAGCGGGGCTGCAACTAAAACCATTAGTACAAGAATCAGCTTCAGAACAGCGCTATGCGGTGGGTTTAGTCACATTGCAAGAGAAAGCAAACGAGCCCAAAATTCAGAAACTAGGTAGCTTAATTAACGCTCCTCAAGTCAAAGATTTTATCAATCAAAAATACCAAGGCGCTGTACTCCCCGTATTTTAA